The genomic region AGTATACAGTACATAAAAACATGGATcagttacttttacttttatacttagttacttttaatatcagatacattAAGATTTTTACTCCAgtacaagtttgacttttgGTACTTTTAACAACACATTCAGTTTGTTACAAGCATTCATCAGCAGGTCCAGAGAGACGAGCTTCTCGctgacatgaaatgaaaatactcaagtaaagtaactTGAATTTGAACTTGTACATTATGtgatgtactcagttactttccatGTTACAAACACTGATAAATGATGATGTAATCAAATACAGTGAAGTGTTTTGTAATGATCTCAGTTACACAAAGAACGTTTGTTGAGTTTTGTATTCACTGTTTCCACTgatgaatgtaactaagtacttttattcaagtacaATGTTGAGGTTGTTCTTGTCTCTTTCTTTACTCTTCTACATTTTAGAGTCAAGGTTGaactttatatattatattttcaaCATAAAATACTTGTTTTACTCGACTACTTTTCATATGTATGACTTTCACTCATACCAGAGTAATATTTTAATATCATAtcttcacttttactcaagcaTGACTTGAAGATATCTTTTACCtgcctgtctgactgcctgcctgtctgtctgtctgtctgcctgcctgcctgtctgtctgcctgtctgtctgtctgtctgtctgcctgactgcctgcctgcctgcctgcctgcctgcctgcctgcctgcctgcctgtctgtctgcctgcctgcctgcctgtctgtctgtctgtctgtctgcctgcctgcctgcctgtctgtctgtctgcctgcctgtctgtctgtctgtctgcctgcctgcctgcctgcctgcctgcctgtctgcctgcctgcctgcctgcctgcctgtctgcctgcctgcctgcctgcctgcctgcctgcctgtctgtctgtctgtctgactgcctgcctgcctgcctgtctgcctgcctgtctgtctgcctgcctgtctgcctgtctgtctgtctgcctgcctgcctgcctgcctgcctgtctgtctgtctgtctgtctgcctgactgcctgtctgcctgcctgcctgtctgtctgtctgactgcctgcctgcctgtctgtctgcctgcctgtctgtctgcctgtctgcctgtctgtctgcctgcctgcctgcctgcctgcctgcctgtctgtctgcctgcctgcctgcctgcctgcctgtctgtctgtctgtctgcctgtctgcctgcctgtctgtctgtctgtctgactgcctgactgcctgtctgcctgtctgtctgtctgacctctgacctctgacccagTGCCTGGCCTGTGATTGGCTCCACAGCGCCCCTCGCGGCCGACACAAACTTTGTAGGTGGTGTagttacttcctgtttgtccgGAGCAGATCCTCCGGTGTCCTCTCGGTCCTCCTCGGTTGTCTCGTGTCTCTCTGTCGGACTCGTCTGTCCTTTGTTCCGGCTCGTTTCTGCTCCATCCACCGGAACCTCACACAACCACCGGCTAACGTGAACCCGCACCGGGAGGACCTGGATCCAGTGTCCGGGACACAGCGCACAGAGCCGGGCTGAGCTCGCATGAGGAGCCGGTGTGCGGTTCTCCTCCGGTCCTGATGGATTTCACATAGACTGCTGCTCCTCTCGAACCACGAATAATGCGCCGTCTGGTGCTAATGCTAATTAGACTCTCTGCTAATTAGCTTCCTTGCTAACCATCTAGTCTAACTAGTTAAATTAGCTAACACTGCCTGACCTCCTCGACATTATCTCCGCCTCTTAAAGTGCCTGTTTTTTAAAGCTAGTTTGGTTCAGTCACTCAAAGCTAAAGGTGGCTAGCCTCGGCTAAACTGGGTTTAAATGTCGTTtgagttttaaatgtttgagtCCTGTTTGGTGTTTATAATTTGAGTCAGTAAGTTTTTGAATGTAGTTTGGTTGATTAGCGCAGAGAGCTGATCTGGAGTCAGTCTGTGTCTTTAATGTTGTTAGATCACAGTTTACTTTAGTTTTGGACTTTTTCTAAGTGAGGTTTTGAATGTGAGCTCGTCAGGTTGACAGAGATGATCCATTTCAGGCAGTTTCTGTTTGTAACCGTTTAATTGTAGTTTAAGTTGTTTAAGTTGAGTTTAGATTAAGACCAGTTCTAAGTTTGGACAAGTGAACTGATTCTGTGTTAAAGCGGTTAAAACTGAAGTCTAGAAGCAGAGAGTCCCTGTTCTCAACACATGACTTCAGACCATCTCTGGTGGAAATCCAGAATAAGATGTAGTCTGTCCTGGTGCACACAGGTGGTGTTGAGTCTGAAGTCTTTGTTGGTGTTTCACAAGTTTGTCCTGGTCTAGGTGAGATTTAATCCTGGTCTAGACGGGGTTTAATCCTGGTCTAGACGGGGTTTAGTCCTGGTCTAGGTGAGGTTTAGTCCTGGTCTAGACGGGGTTTAGTCCTGGTCTAGGTGAGGTTTAGTCCTGGTCTAGACGGGGTTTAGTCCTGGTCTAGACAGGGTTTAGTCCTGGTCAAGGTGAGGTTTAGTCCTGGTCTAGGTGAGGTTTAGTCCTGGTCTAGACGGGGTTTAGTCCTGGTCTAGGTGAGGTTTAGTCCTGGTCTAGACGGGGTTTAGTCCTGGTCTAGGTGAGGTTTAGTCCTGGTCTAGACGGGGTTTAGTCCTGGTCTAGGTGAGGTTTAGTCCTGGTCTAGGTGAGGTTTAGTCCTGGTCTAGACGGGGTTTAGTCCTGGTCTAGACGGGGTTTAGTCCTGGTCTAGGTGAGGTTTAGTCCTGGTCTAGACGGGGTTTAGTCCTGGTCTAGGTGAGGTTTAGTCCCAGGTTTAGCTCATGATGGCAGAGCTCCACCAGACTCCCACCTCGCTCTGCTGCTGCCGTAAATCTCTGCCAGTCTCTGGGGCCCGGTGTGTTGGGGACTCTGGCCGGCCCTCAGCGAGTCCGGGTCCCGGGTCCCCGCGGTGCCCCCTGGTGGATGTGGCATCGGCATCAAACTTCCGCTGCTTCCAGCTGCAACACTTCCATCTGGACCTGCGGCTGAACTTTGCTGTGAAGGAAATGAGCGGCTGGTTGGTTCTGGACCTGGTCCCAATCCAGCCGGGGGTCCACACCCTGGTTCTGGACTCCCACCCCTCCCTTCTCATCCACTCCATAGACTCCAAGGTCCCCGGGCTTGGACTGGAGGAGCCCGTGTCCCTGACGTACCGGGTGGACCCGTTCACAGACTACGGCTCGTCACTGAACATCAGCCTGCCGGCAGCAGCTGTGAAGCCGGGCCGGCTGATCCAGATCACAGTCCGCTACACCACCACAGACGGACCGGCGGTAAGAAACCAGAACACTGTTATTGAGTTGGTTATTTCCTGTATACATCAATCAATCGCTCAGCGTGTCAGAGCGGTGAGGAGCCGCCAGAAAGATTCTGCTGTCAtgtgacatgatgatgatgatgatgatgatgatgatgatgatgatgattgtgtgtgtgtgtgtgtgtgtgtgtgtgtgtgtgtgtgtgtgtgtagatctgGTGGCTGGACTCAGAGCTGACCTGTGGTCAGTCTCGTCCTCTGGTCTTCACTCAGGGTCACTCGGTGTGTAATCGCTCCTTCTTCCCCTGCTTCGACACACCAGCTGTGAAGAGCACATACACGGCTACGGTCCGGGTGAgtcgtgacctctgacctcactCACCTGCACTCACCTGCACTCACCTGCACTCACCTCACTCACCTGCACTCACCTACACTCACCTACACTCACCTACACTCACCTGCACTCACCTGCACTCACCTGCACTCACCTACACTCACCTACACTCACCTGCACTCACCTGCACTCACCTACACTCACCTACACTCACCTGCACTTACCTGCTCTCACCTGCTCTTACCTGCACTCACCTGCTCTCACCTGCACTCACCTGCTCTCACCTGCACTCACCTGCACTTACCTGCACTCACCTGCACTCACCTGCACTCACCTGCACTCACCTACACTCACCTGCACTCACCTGCACTCACCTACACTCACCTACACTCACCTGCACTCACCTGCACTCACCTGCACTCACCTGCATGTTGCAGACCGTCAGCTTGGACGTCTGAGTTCTTTAAATTGTCtaaacattaaaggtgcaataatttgtttaaaacattaaaaacaaactcaagtTCTGACCAGAGAGTGAAAAGATGTCAAAGATCTCTGTgtaccaccatcatcatcatcatcatcatcatcatcatcatcatcatcatctgcagGTTCCAGACGGAGTGACGGTTCTGATGAGTGCATCTCGGAGCTCGTACTCCAAACAGGACCGGGTCTTTGAGTTCTCCATGGAGTTTCCTGTTCCGTCCTACCTGGTAGCGTTGGTGGCAGGAGATCTGCAGCACGTCGACGTCGGCCCACGGTGAGTCACCGTCCCTGTTCTGGTCCCTGTTCTGGTCCCTGTTCTGGTCCCTGTTCTGGTCCCTGTTCTGGTCCCTGTTCTGGTCCCTGTTCtggtccctgtggtcttcaTATAGTTAGTTCAGGGTTCCTCTGCAGGTTCTTGTGTTCTCAGTTAgagatgtcccgatcaggtttttttgccTCCGAGTCATTTGATTTTAAGTATCTGCCGATActgagtcccgatccgatacttctATAATATATTAAAAATTGAATAGCGAAGAAACAGATCCAGGATGtcccttattttttattttattcaccttattttattatttaacacTTATGataggacaaaaaagcaggaaaatatccGGCTCCACTacgtctctctttacatttagtttGTCCCGTTGTCGacttcagctaagaaagaaatagttcacCTCAcacgtccaaaattcttagaacacagtgtttccccgGGATTTCTTTGTAacagaacttttttaccattattttctttattattatagattttttatggaaacagaatctgtttcagaagtcagtgggtcacatgacatgaaagatattgagaaaaaaataataatttctgcatattaatattcatataaaatagaggaagcactaaaatacaataacaatgagtgtgtctcatttctccagtttactTCCAGTttacatggaagctattgaaaaaactgcaattatttagtATTAACATATTCATGTTAAGTAATAGTTCAGCGCGAGGCTGTgtgaggtgagctgaccgtcctcctgctgctcacactgggagaacttcagtaaagtctcagctggacccgagtgaagaTCCAACCTGAAAccaacttcaccccggttcaaTGAGTCGCCtgctgcagcctttgaataggatgacgaggatttcagtcactcaacttaaacggtgacttgtagaaattatacaaatagcagtgatgacaataataatcgatttcaagataactttgggtgtagtgctttcactgtgtgcaacttcaATTCACCATTCACCCCCCGTGATAttaaacagacagaaatcaTGCAGCAGCACTGAAAATCCCGCAGCAGGATGCATAtagagaaacactgacacatcagatcaCCTTCAGAAACGACTGCAGGCTCtgtggtggagctctgctttgaatgaagttccgccatgacaaatgaatggacaaCTTgtggagtgacatgaagacatgaatcagaggcacaaacaaTGTTGACAGCGTTGATCAGGATGTCACATCCGATTCCGATCGAGTCTGAAACCACgtgatcggatcgggacatccctattCTCAGTGTTTGATGTCTCCAGGAGTCGGGTGTGGGCGGAGCCATGTCTGCTGTCGTGTGCCGTGAAGAAGCTCGGGGGCAGCGTGGAGCGCTGGCTGGGCGTGGCTGAGGAGCTGTTTGGACCGTACCTGTGGGGCAGGTGAGCTCAGACTCCAGCAGGTGTTACAGCTGTTATGTGAATGATTAGTAAGTGATGACACCCCCTCAGGTGTGACATCGTGTTCCTCCCCCCCTCGTTCCCCATCGTTGCCATGGAGAACCCCTGCCTCACCTTCATCATCGCCTCCATCCTGGAGAGCAGCGAGTTCCTGCTGATCGACGTCATTCACGAGATCGCCCACGGCTGGTTCGGCAACGCCGTCACAAACGCCACCTGGGAGGAGATGTGGCTGAGCGAAGGCCTCGCCACCTACGCCCAGCGCCGGATCACCACTGAGGCCTACGGTAGGCATACTGCGAGTACTGCGAGTACTGCGAGTAC from Sparus aurata chromosome 2, fSpaAur1.1, whole genome shotgun sequence harbors:
- the rnpepl1 gene encoding aminopeptidase RNPEPL1; the encoded protein is MMAELHQTPTSLCCCRKSLPVSGARCVGDSGRPSASPGPGSPRCPLVDVASASNFRCFQLQHFHLDLRLNFAVKEMSGWLVLDLVPIQPGVHTLVLDSHPSLLIHSIDSKVPGLGLEEPVSLTYRVDPFTDYGSSLNISLPAAAVKPGRLIQITVRYTTTDGPAIWWLDSELTCGQSRPLVFTQGHSVCNRSFFPCFDTPAVKSTYTATVRVPDGVTVLMSASRSSYSKQDRVFEFSMEFPVPSYLVALVAGDLQHVDVGPRSRVWAEPCLLSCAVKKLGGSVERWLGVAEELFGPYLWGRCDIVFLPPSFPIVAMENPCLTFIIASILESSEFLLIDVIHEIAHGWFGNAVTNATWEEMWLSEGLATYAQRRITTEAYGDAFTCLETAVRLDALHRQLRLLGDNNPVSKLQVKFEPGNTHTHTHTHTHTHTHTHTHTQDIPAAPSPSRARQSFCLAMGNPSDFFVDVM